In a single window of the Priestia filamentosa genome:
- a CDS encoding amino acid permease — protein MGREKEQQYELKRTMNSRHLFMISLGGCIGTGFFIGSGYTIYEAGSTGAIFAYLVGGFIMYLTLLCLGELSVAMPVSGSFQTYATKFIGSGTGFAIGWLYWLGWAVTIALEFLSAGQLMQRWLPGSPVWMWCIIFAALMFFLNALSAKAFGETEFIFSSIKILAIILFIGVGGAAMFGLIEMNDGQAAPFFSHFTTDGLLPNGVTALLITMISVNFSFQGTELIGIAAGESENPEKTIPRSIRQTVWRTLFFFVLSVFVLAGVIPRTEAGVSESPFVVVLDRIGVPYSADIMNFVILIALLSVANSGMYAATRMLYSLSREGMASPRLGKVNKRGVPINALLITLAISGLSLLSGVFAAETVFVWLLSLAGLGAQIGWIAITASLLGFRKKYISQGGKIEDLKFKAPLYPILPAVALIANCIVMASLAFDAEQRMALYWGGGFYICCYLVYHLRVKKNHHIKTYEQELQLNEGKKMVM, from the coding sequence ATGGGAAGAGAAAAAGAGCAACAATATGAATTAAAGAGGACAATGAATTCCAGGCACTTGTTTATGATTTCTTTAGGTGGGTGTATTGGGACAGGCTTCTTTATTGGGTCAGGATATACGATTTATGAAGCTGGTTCAACAGGAGCCATTTTTGCATACTTAGTTGGTGGATTTATTATGTACTTAACCCTGCTTTGTCTAGGTGAACTTTCTGTTGCAATGCCTGTGTCAGGATCATTCCAAACATATGCAACAAAATTTATCGGATCTGGAACAGGATTTGCTATTGGGTGGCTCTATTGGTTAGGATGGGCTGTAACGATTGCTTTAGAGTTTTTGTCGGCTGGACAGCTTATGCAAAGGTGGCTTCCGGGTTCACCTGTTTGGATGTGGTGTATCATTTTTGCTGCTCTTATGTTTTTCTTAAATGCTCTTTCTGCAAAAGCTTTTGGTGAAACAGAGTTTATCTTTTCAAGTATTAAGATCCTTGCCATTATTTTATTTATTGGAGTTGGCGGAGCTGCTATGTTTGGTTTGATTGAAATGAATGACGGTCAAGCTGCTCCCTTTTTCTCTCATTTTACAACTGATGGTCTTCTCCCGAACGGGGTAACAGCTCTTCTTATTACAATGATTAGTGTTAATTTCTCATTTCAAGGAACAGAACTAATTGGTATTGCAGCAGGGGAAAGTGAAAATCCTGAAAAAACAATTCCTCGTTCCATTCGTCAAACGGTTTGGAGAACACTTTTTTTCTTTGTACTTTCTGTATTTGTTCTCGCAGGTGTTATCCCAAGGACGGAAGCAGGAGTTTCTGAGAGCCCTTTCGTTGTTGTTTTAGACCGCATTGGTGTCCCGTATTCAGCTGATATTATGAATTTTGTTATTTTAATTGCTCTTTTATCAGTAGCCAATTCAGGCATGTATGCTGCAACACGTATGTTGTATTCTTTGTCACGGGAAGGAATGGCAAGCCCTCGTTTAGGAAAAGTAAACAAGCGGGGCGTTCCAATTAACGCTTTGCTTATTACACTCGCTATATCAGGTCTTTCATTATTATCAGGAGTATTTGCTGCTGAGACGGTTTTTGTTTGGTTGCTTTCATTAGCAGGACTAGGTGCTCAGATTGGGTGGATTGCCATTACGGCTTCTTTGCTTGGCTTTAGAAAAAAATACATTAGTCAAGGTGGGAAAATAGAAGATTTAAAGTTTAAAGCACCACTTTATCCCATTTTACCTGCTGTGGCTCTAATTGCAAACTGTATTGTTATGGCAAGTTTGGCCTTTGATGCTGAACAGCGTATGGCCCTATATTGGGGAGGAGGATTTTATATTTGTTGTTACCTTGTTTATCATCTTAGAGTGAAGAAAAACCACCACATTAAAACATACGAACAAGAACTTCAGCTTAATGAAGGAAAAAAGATGGTCATGTAA
- the rocF gene encoding arginase, whose amino-acid sequence MKREISIIGAPMDLGQARRGVDMGPSAIRCAGLSERLQRLGYEVYDEGDIEIEIRERAKSTSSTHLKNLEAVAEGNQRLCTKVQEVISLGRFPLVVGGDHSIAIGTLAGVSKRAENLGVIWYDAHGDLNTAETSPSGNIHGMPLAVSLGMGHPLLTNIGGYLPKVKPENIVIIGARSLDIGEKELIREKGIRVYTMHEIDRLGMTKVMEEAISYLKERTDHVHLSLDLDGLDPKEAPGVGTPVVGGISYRESHLAMEMLAEANFITSAEFVEINPILDDLNRTAEVAVALVGSLLGENLLFEQKNLLTLTSS is encoded by the coding sequence ATGAAAAGGGAAATTTCGATTATTGGAGCACCAATGGATTTAGGTCAAGCAAGAAGAGGGGTAGATATGGGCCCAAGCGCAATTAGATGTGCAGGCTTAAGTGAAAGACTACAACGTTTAGGATACGAAGTATATGATGAGGGAGATATTGAAATTGAAATTAGAGAAAGAGCAAAATCAACGTCATCTACTCACTTGAAAAACTTAGAGGCTGTTGCAGAAGGAAATCAACGGCTGTGTACAAAAGTTCAAGAAGTCATTAGTTTAGGGCGTTTTCCACTTGTTGTTGGTGGGGATCATAGCATTGCAATTGGAACGCTTGCAGGTGTATCAAAACGTGCTGAAAATTTGGGCGTGATTTGGTATGACGCACATGGAGATTTAAATACAGCTGAAACATCACCATCAGGAAATATCCACGGTATGCCGCTTGCTGTAAGTTTAGGAATGGGTCATCCGCTTCTAACAAACATCGGTGGATACCTTCCAAAAGTAAAGCCAGAAAACATCGTTATCATTGGCGCTCGTTCTCTTGATATAGGAGAAAAAGAATTAATAAGAGAAAAAGGAATTCGCGTATATACAATGCATGAGATTGATCGTTTAGGAATGACAAAGGTAATGGAGGAAGCGATTTCATACTTGAAAGAAAGAACAGATCATGTTCACCTTTCACTTGATTTAGATGGACTTGATCCAAAAGAAGCACCTGGTGTTGGAACACCTGTTGTTGGTGGAATTAGCTATAGAGAAAGTCATCTTGCTATGGAAATGTTAGCAGAAGCTAATTTTATTACATCTGCTGAATTTGTCGAAATTAATCCTATTTTAGATGACCTTAATCGAACAGCTGAAGTCGCTGTCGCATTAGTTGGGTCTCTTTTAGGAGAAAACTTGCTCTTTGAACAAAAGAACTTGCTCACATTAACTTCTTCTTGA
- a CDS encoding sigma-54 interaction domain-containing protein, translating to MYEENVEYLEYLKRTYERIMDELDVGLHVVNKDGKTILYNKKMMEMEYMKSEDVLDKDLLEVFMFKKGQQSTLLRALEAGEETKNEKQTYFNNKGKEVTTVNNTFPIVEKNEIQGAVEIARDITKIERLVRENIKRKKESKFTFENIIGKSPAIQDVIESAKRATRTSSYVLIVGETGTGKELFAQGIHYESNRASRPFISQNCAALPDNLIESLLFGTKRGAFTGAADHAGLFQQAEGGTLLLDEINSLNIHLQAKLLRVLQEKKVKRIGDTKETSVDVRIIAHINEDPIDAIANKHLRKDLYYRLGVVTLFIPPLRERKEDISLLARHFILKYNKLFQMDVQNISEDVLQLFLSYEWPGNVRELEHVIEAAMNIMGDEEERIERYHLPMQYRTKWEAREEVEEKDPSFKMKAFQTLSLKDQMKSFERYCIVHALRENNFKISKTAHMLGLSRQSLQYRMKRLNIEKE from the coding sequence ATGTATGAAGAGAATGTAGAATATTTAGAATATTTAAAGCGAACTTATGAGCGAATTATGGATGAACTAGATGTGGGATTACATGTTGTAAATAAAGATGGTAAAACCATTTTATATAACAAAAAGATGATGGAAATGGAATATATGAAAAGTGAAGATGTGTTGGATAAAGATTTACTTGAAGTGTTTATGTTTAAAAAAGGTCAACAAAGTACACTTCTTAGAGCATTAGAGGCAGGGGAAGAAACAAAAAATGAAAAGCAAACGTACTTCAACAACAAAGGGAAAGAAGTAACAACGGTCAATAATACATTTCCTATCGTAGAAAAAAATGAGATTCAAGGAGCGGTAGAAATTGCCCGGGATATTACCAAAATTGAGAGATTAGTAAGAGAGAATATAAAGAGAAAGAAAGAAAGTAAATTTACTTTTGAGAACATCATTGGGAAAAGTCCAGCTATTCAAGATGTAATTGAAAGTGCTAAACGAGCAACGCGTACCTCGTCTTACGTACTGATTGTAGGAGAAACAGGAACAGGCAAAGAACTTTTTGCTCAAGGAATCCATTACGAGAGCAATCGTGCATCACGTCCTTTTATTTCTCAAAATTGTGCTGCTCTTCCAGATAATTTGATTGAAAGCTTGCTTTTTGGTACAAAACGAGGTGCTTTTACCGGAGCTGCTGATCATGCGGGATTATTTCAACAAGCAGAAGGAGGGACATTGCTTCTCGATGAGATTAATTCTTTAAATATTCATCTTCAAGCTAAGCTGTTGCGTGTTTTGCAAGAAAAGAAGGTGAAGAGAATAGGAGATACGAAGGAAACGTCTGTTGATGTAAGAATTATTGCACATATTAACGAAGATCCAATTGATGCTATTGCAAACAAGCATTTACGAAAAGATCTATATTATCGTTTAGGAGTTGTGACTCTTTTTATTCCACCGTTACGTGAAAGAAAAGAAGATATTTCGCTTCTTGCTCGGCATTTTATCCTAAAATATAATAAGCTTTTTCAGATGGACGTTCAAAACATAAGTGAAGATGTTTTACAACTATTTTTATCTTATGAATGGCCCGGTAATGTAAGGGAGCTAGAGCATGTTATTGAGGCTGCCATGAATATTATGGGGGATGAAGAGGAGAGGATTGAACGTTATCATCTACCTATGCAATATAGAACAAAATGGGAAGCGCGTGAAGAAGTAGAAGAGAAAGATCCTTCGTTTAAAATGAAGGCTTTTCAAACTCTTTCTCTGAAAGATCAAATGAAATCATTTGAGAGATATTGTATTGTCCATGCTTTAAGAGAAAACAATTTTAAAATCTCAAAAACAGCTCATATGCTAGGTTTAAGTCGTCAAAGTTTACAATATCGAATGAAGAGGTTAAATATTGAGAAAGAATGA
- the recQ gene encoding DNA helicase RecQ produces the protein MVELKNAESMLLKHFGYETFRPGQEGVITSILEKRNTLGIMPTGGGKSICYQIPALLFEGITLVISPLISLMKDQVDSLNSIHIPATFLNSSLSHEEISDIMWEIENGIYKIVYVAPERFESLEFVTWLEKLPLTFIAFDEAHCISKWGHDFRPSYRSIVNRIFSLPQNVVVAALTATATEEVMNDICTLLSIEKEDTYVTGFARENLSFQVLRGVDKQKYLLQYIENHQKEVGIIYVASRKLCDQLSTLLTKKGIKARAYHAGLSDVERQEAQNDFIYDNCQVIVATNAFGMGIDKSNVRYVIHYNMPKNIENYYQEAGRAGRDGEESECILLFHSQDVSVQKFLIEQSTSAERQQQEYENLQTIVQYCHTEQCLQSYILSYFQGKEDQSTCGKCSNCLDTGEKIDITKEALMILSCVKRMKERFGVTLVAQVLKGSKNKKILQFNFQTLSTYGLMKEKTEKQISSLIHYLLAEKYLLLTNHQYPTVYIGEKGYSLLQGKETVWKREIETKTAPEQMIDEQLFERLRTLRKEIADEKGYPPYLIFADGTLKDFSRYYPTTKGAFLNMNGVGEIKFERYGQPFLEAISAFVLENNITPIQKLSDTSSSKQETGDQKSYVVSYDLFQQGHDTKTIAKERSMTQQTVEKHILRAVEEGYPMEWGKIFTGEQEEAILTAIEKVGTERLKPIKEELPASIEYFMIQSVLCKHKL, from the coding sequence TTGGTAGAATTGAAAAACGCAGAAAGTATGCTATTAAAACACTTTGGATATGAAACATTTCGTCCTGGACAGGAAGGAGTGATTACGAGCATCCTCGAAAAACGAAATACGCTCGGTATTATGCCAACTGGCGGTGGGAAATCAATTTGTTATCAAATTCCGGCTCTTCTTTTTGAAGGAATTACCCTCGTTATTTCCCCATTAATTTCCCTCATGAAAGATCAGGTAGACTCTTTAAACTCTATTCATATCCCTGCTACATTTTTAAATAGTTCTCTTTCACATGAAGAAATATCAGATATAATGTGGGAAATTGAAAACGGCATTTATAAAATTGTATATGTGGCACCAGAACGGTTTGAGTCTTTAGAATTTGTAACATGGCTTGAGAAGCTCCCTTTAACATTTATTGCTTTTGATGAAGCTCACTGTATTTCAAAATGGGGTCATGATTTCCGTCCAAGCTATCGGTCTATTGTAAACCGTATTTTTTCTCTTCCTCAAAATGTTGTTGTAGCAGCTTTAACAGCAACTGCTACAGAAGAAGTAATGAACGATATATGTACTCTTCTTTCTATTGAAAAAGAAGATACCTATGTAACAGGCTTTGCACGAGAAAATTTATCGTTTCAAGTTCTGCGTGGAGTTGATAAGCAAAAATACCTTCTACAGTACATTGAAAATCATCAAAAAGAGGTAGGGATTATTTATGTTGCTTCTCGCAAACTCTGTGACCAACTCTCAACATTATTAACTAAAAAAGGAATTAAAGCTCGAGCTTATCATGCTGGTCTTTCAGACGTTGAGCGACAAGAGGCTCAAAATGATTTTATTTATGACAACTGTCAAGTAATTGTTGCGACAAATGCATTTGGAATGGGAATCGACAAATCTAATGTTCGATATGTCATTCACTACAACATGCCTAAAAATATTGAAAATTACTATCAAGAAGCAGGACGCGCTGGCCGTGATGGAGAAGAAAGCGAATGTATTCTTCTCTTTCATTCTCAAGATGTGAGTGTCCAGAAATTTCTTATTGAACAATCTACATCAGCAGAACGACAACAACAAGAATATGAGAACTTACAAACAATTGTTCAATATTGTCATACAGAGCAATGCTTGCAGAGCTATATTCTTTCTTATTTTCAAGGAAAAGAAGATCAGAGCACATGTGGCAAATGTTCAAATTGCCTTGATACGGGAGAAAAAATTGATATTACAAAAGAAGCGCTCATGATTCTTTCTTGTGTGAAACGGATGAAAGAACGCTTCGGTGTTACATTAGTTGCTCAAGTGTTGAAAGGCTCTAAAAACAAGAAAATTCTCCAGTTTAACTTTCAAACTTTGTCAACCTACGGACTGATGAAAGAGAAAACCGAAAAACAAATTTCTTCCCTTATTCATTATTTGTTAGCTGAAAAGTACCTTTTACTTACAAACCACCAATATCCGACCGTTTATATCGGCGAAAAAGGATACTCCCTTTTACAAGGAAAAGAAACGGTATGGAAACGTGAGATTGAAACAAAAACAGCTCCAGAGCAAATGATAGATGAACAATTATTTGAGCGTTTGCGAACATTGCGAAAAGAAATAGCTGATGAAAAAGGCTATCCACCATATTTAATTTTTGCAGATGGAACTCTTAAAGATTTTAGTCGCTATTATCCAACAACAAAAGGAGCCTTTCTGAATATGAATGGAGTGGGCGAAATTAAGTTTGAACGTTACGGTCAGCCGTTTTTAGAGGCTATTTCAGCTTTTGTATTAGAAAATAATATTACTCCAATCCAAAAGCTATCAGATACTTCATCTTCTAAACAAGAAACAGGAGATCAAAAAAGTTATGTTGTTTCATATGATCTTTTTCAACAAGGGCATGATACTAAAACAATTGCAAAAGAGCGTTCTATGACCCAGCAAACGGTTGAAAAACACATTTTGCGAGCTGTAGAAGAAGGCTATCCAATGGAATGGGGTAAAATTTTCACAGGTGAGCAAGAAGAAGCCATTTTAACGGCTATTGAAAAAGTGGGAACAGAGCGATTAAAACCAATTAAAGAAGAACTTCCAGCATCAATTGAATATTTTATGATCCAATCTGTACTATGCAAACATAAATTATAA